One part of the Acidobacteriota bacterium genome encodes these proteins:
- a CDS encoding universal stress protein, producing MKILIANDGSEFGDNAVKVAAGLLKGNAAAEIKVVTVIEPAAGTELETIIESTDELINMENPAYVTALRMVTASAEALAASGMTSVLYEVLSGPPARRIVEAADEWKADLIVVGSHGRGYWSRAMLGSVSDRVTHHANCSVLVVRK from the coding sequence ATGAAGATCTTAATAGCAAATGACGGTTCTGAATTTGGCGACAACGCCGTGAAGGTAGCGGCTGGACTATTGAAGGGAAATGCCGCCGCCGAGATCAAAGTGGTAACGGTCATCGAACCTGCGGCAGGCACCGAACTCGAAACGATCATCGAATCGACCGATGAGCTGATAAACATGGAGAATCCAGCATATGTGACGGCACTGCGGATGGTGACCGCTTCGGCCGAAGCTCTGGCCGCAAGCGGAATGACGAGCGTTTTGTATGAGGTTCTCTCGGGCCCGCCGGCGCGCCGAATTGTCGAGGCTGCGGACGAATGGAAGGCGGATCTTATCGTTGTCGGTTCTCACGGCCGCGGCTATTGGTCGCGTGCAATGCTTGGTTCTGTTTCTGACCGTGTGACACATCACGCAAACTGCTCCGTCCTGGTCGTCAGAAAGTGA